The following proteins are encoded in a genomic region of Dasypus novemcinctus isolate mDasNov1 chromosome 3, mDasNov1.1.hap2, whole genome shotgun sequence:
- the MOK gene encoding MAPK/MAK/MRK overlapping kinase isoform X6 codes for MDMNIYELIRGRRRPLSEKRVTHYMYQLCKSLEHMHRNGIFHRDVKPENILIKQDVLKLGDFGSCRSVYSQQPYTEYISTRWYRAPECLLTDGHYSYKMDLWSAGCVLYEIASLEPLFPGANELDQISRIHDVMGTPARKTLAKFKQSRAMSFDFPFKKGSGISPLTAHLSPHCLSLLCAMVAYDPDERITAHQALQHPYFQEQRAAEKQALASHRRACFPEQPVAPDATCTGWHVSKEGRKQKQSLKPAACLLALPRLRLAGAGAPQASSGPALQPVLAPGRGGNAPPLQPLKCARSGEQVAPRWLPGGGGSALPAPPPVSVVPFTGSYKPGREGARGAVPPARHR; via the exons GGAGAAGACGGCCCTTGTCGGAGAAGCGGGTCACGCACTACATGTACCAGCTGTGTAAATCCCTGGAGCACATGCACAG AAACGGAATATTTCACAGAGACGTAAAGCcggaaaatatattaataaag CAGGACGTGCTGAAGCTGGGCGACTTCGGCTCCTGCCGCAGCGTCTACTCGCAGCAGCCTTACACGGAGTACATCTCCACGCGCTGGTACCGCGCGCCCGAGTGCCTCCTCACCGACGGCCACTACAGCTACAAGATGGACCTGTGGAGCGCGGGCTGCGTCCTCTACGAGATCGCCAG CCTGGAGCCGCTCTTCCCCGGGGCCAACGAGCTGGACCAGATCTCCAGGATCCACGACGTCATGGGCACGCCTGCGCGGAAGACCCTCGCCAAGTTCAAGCA GTCGAGAGCTATGagttttgattttccttttaaaaagggATCAGGAATATCTCCCCTGACAGCCCATCTGTCCCCGCACTGCCTCTCCCTCCTCTGCGCCATGGTGGCCTATGACCCCGACGAGAGGATCACCGCCCACCAGGCCCTGCAGCACCCCTACTTCCAGGAGCAGAG GGCGGCTGAGAAGCAGGCTCTGGCCAGCCACAGAAGAGCTTGCTTTCCCGAGCAGCCTGTGGCTCCAGATGCCACCTGCACCGGCTGGCACGTTTCAAAGGAGGGCAGGAAGCAG AAGCAGTCACTGAAGCCAGCGGCCTGCCTGCTGGCGCTGCCCCGGCTGAGGCTGGCGGGCGCGGGCGCGCCGCAGGCCTCCTCCGGCCCCGCGCTGCAGCCCGTGCTGGCGCCCGGAAGGGGCGGCAACGCGCCCCCGCTGCAGCCCCTGAAGTGTGCCCGGAGCGGAGAGCAGGTAGCGCCCCGCTGGCTCCCGGGGGGCGGCGGCTCGGCCCTGCCCGCGCCCCCTCCGGTGTCTGTGGTTCCTTTTACAGGCAGCTACAAGCCAGGACGTGAAGGCGCGCGCGGCGCGGTGCCGCCTGCCCGCCATCGGTAG